One genomic segment of Streptomyces niveus includes these proteins:
- a CDS encoding putative leader peptide: MSTAGIALVSRRHVDLCRMSSAICRPS, from the coding sequence ATGTCTACAGCTGGAATTGCCTTGGTGAGTCGGCGGCACGTCGATCTCTGCCGCATGTCCAGCGCCATCTGTCGACCGAGCTGA
- a CDS encoding nitrite/sulfite reductase, with protein MAAIPEKPAAATPRRKVSRHRGEGQWAVGHFTPLNANEQAKKDDDGLNVRTRIETIYSKAGFDSIDPADLRGRMRWWGLYTQRKPGIDGGKTAILEPEELDDKYFMLRVRIDGGRLTTEQLRVIGQISHEFGRDTADITDRQNIQLHWIRIEDVPEIWRRLEDVGLSTTEACGDTPRVILGSPVAGVAENEIIDGTPAIDEINARFIGTKEFSNLPRKFKTAVSGSPLLDVAHEINDIAFVGVEHPEHGPGFDLWVGGGLSTNPKIGQRLGAWVPLDEVADVWAGVIAIFRDYGYRRLRTRARLKFLLADWGAEKFRQILQDEYLKRTLIDGPAPAKPVEEWRDHVGVHRQKDGRFYVGFAPRVGRVDGPTLKKIADLAEEHGSGRVRTTVEQKMIVLDVAEDRIESLVAGLESLDLRVKPSPFRRGTMACTGIEFCKLAIVETKARGASLIDELEDRIPDFDQPITINVNGCPNACARIQVADIGLKGQLMMDGDGNQVEGYQVHLGGALGLEPSFGRKVRGLKVTAAELPDYVERVLTRFQKERESDERFATWAARASEEALS; from the coding sequence ATGGCCGCCATCCCTGAGAAGCCCGCTGCCGCCACGCCCCGCCGCAAGGTGAGCCGTCACCGCGGCGAGGGCCAGTGGGCCGTGGGTCACTTCACTCCCCTCAACGCCAACGAGCAGGCCAAGAAGGACGACGACGGTCTCAATGTGCGGACACGCATTGAGACGATCTACTCGAAGGCCGGATTCGACTCCATCGACCCCGCCGACCTGCGGGGACGGATGCGCTGGTGGGGGCTGTACACCCAGCGCAAGCCCGGTATCGACGGCGGCAAGACCGCGATCCTGGAGCCGGAGGAGCTGGACGACAAGTACTTCATGCTGCGGGTCAGGATCGACGGCGGCCGGCTGACCACCGAGCAGCTGCGGGTCATCGGCCAGATCTCGCACGAGTTCGGCCGGGACACCGCGGACATCACCGACCGGCAGAACATCCAGCTGCACTGGATCCGGATCGAGGACGTACCCGAGATCTGGCGCCGGCTGGAGGACGTCGGTCTGTCGACCACCGAGGCCTGCGGTGACACGCCCCGCGTGATCCTCGGCTCACCGGTCGCGGGCGTGGCCGAGAACGAGATCATCGACGGCACCCCGGCGATCGACGAGATCAACGCCCGGTTCATCGGCACCAAGGAGTTCTCGAACCTCCCGCGCAAATTCAAGACGGCCGTCTCAGGATCGCCGCTGCTCGATGTCGCGCACGAGATCAACGACATCGCGTTCGTCGGTGTCGAGCACCCCGAGCACGGCCCCGGCTTCGACCTGTGGGTCGGCGGCGGCCTGTCGACCAACCCCAAGATCGGTCAGCGGCTCGGCGCCTGGGTCCCGCTGGACGAGGTGGCCGACGTCTGGGCCGGCGTCATCGCGATCTTCCGTGACTACGGCTACCGCAGGCTGCGCACGCGCGCCCGGCTGAAGTTCCTCCTCGCGGACTGGGGCGCGGAGAAGTTCCGGCAGATCCTCCAGGACGAGTATCTGAAGCGGACGCTCATCGACGGCCCCGCGCCCGCGAAGCCCGTGGAGGAGTGGCGCGACCACGTCGGGGTGCACCGCCAGAAGGACGGCCGCTTCTACGTCGGCTTCGCGCCGCGCGTCGGCCGGGTGGACGGCCCGACCCTGAAGAAGATCGCGGACCTCGCCGAGGAGCACGGCTCCGGCCGGGTGCGGACCACCGTCGAGCAGAAGATGATCGTGCTCGACGTGGCCGAGGACCGGATCGAATCGCTCGTCGCGGGCCTGGAATCGCTCGATCTGCGGGTCAAGCCGTCGCCGTTCCGGCGCGGCACGATGGCCTGCACCGGAATCGAGTTCTGCAAGCTGGCCATCGTCGAGACCAAGGCGCGCGGCGCCTCGCTGATCGACGAACTCGAGGACCGTATCCCCGACTTCGACCAGCCGATCACCATCAACGTCAACGGCTGCCCCAACGCCTGCGCCCGGATCCAGGTCGCGGACATCGGTCTCAAGGGCCAGTTGATGATGGACGGCGACGGCAACCAGGTCGAGGGTTACCAGGTGCACCTCGGCGGCGCGCTCGGCCTGGAGCCCTCGTTCGGCCGCAAGGTCCGCGGTCTGAAGGTCACCGCCGCCGAACTCCCCGACTACGTCGAGCGCGTCCTGACGCGCTTCCAGAAGGAGCGCGAGAGCGACGAGCGCTTCGCCACCTGGGCGGCCCGCGCCTCCGAGGAGGCGCTGTCGTGA
- the cysC gene encoding adenylyl-sulfate kinase: protein MSRTEQGATIWLTGLPSAGKTTIAVELAGRLRAEGHRVEVLDGDEIREFLSAGLGFSREDRHTNVQRIGFVAELLASNGVKALVPVIAPYTDSREAVRKRHQSEGTAYLEVHVATPVEVCSVRDVKGLYAKQAAGEISGLTGVDDPYEAPEEPDLRIESHTQSVQESAAALHALLTERGLAR, encoded by the coding sequence ATGAGCCGTACCGAGCAGGGCGCGACGATCTGGCTCACCGGTCTGCCCAGCGCGGGCAAGACCACCATCGCCGTCGAACTGGCCGGCCGGCTGCGCGCCGAGGGCCACCGCGTGGAGGTCCTGGACGGCGACGAGATCCGCGAATTCCTCTCCGCGGGCCTCGGCTTCAGCCGCGAGGACCGGCACACCAACGTGCAGCGCATCGGATTCGTCGCCGAACTCCTGGCGTCGAACGGCGTCAAGGCGCTGGTGCCGGTGATCGCCCCGTACACCGACAGCCGCGAGGCCGTACGCAAGCGCCACCAGAGCGAGGGCACCGCGTATCTGGAGGTGCATGTCGCGACTCCGGTCGAGGTGTGCTCCGTACGCGACGTGAAGGGCCTGTACGCGAAGCAGGCGGCCGGCGAGATCAGCGGTCTCACCGGCGTCGACGACCCCTACGAGGCACCCGAGGAGCCCGATCTGCGGATCGAGTCGCACACGCAGTCCGTGCAGGAGTCCGCGGCGGCGCTCCACGCGCTGCTCACCGAGAGGGGTCTGGCCCGATGA
- a CDS encoding GNAT family N-acetyltransferase codes for MSITVTTWSLEQTSPADLRPATAPEGDVRIVRSEVPSAEFSRFLYTAVGGDIRWTDRLSLSYEEWHEAVSRPGVETWVAYERGTPAGYVELEAQDDGTVEIVYFGLIPAFRGRRIGGHLLSYGVARAWDMAERRPERTPTKRVWLHTCSKDGAHAMDNYLRRGFTLFDTKVAEEPDVTAPGPWAGAHPTADLG; via the coding sequence ATGAGCATCACTGTGACCACCTGGTCCCTGGAACAGACCTCACCGGCCGATCTGCGGCCGGCCACCGCGCCCGAGGGGGATGTGCGGATCGTCCGGTCCGAGGTCCCTTCGGCGGAGTTCAGCCGGTTCCTCTACACCGCCGTCGGCGGTGACATCCGCTGGACCGACCGGCTCTCCCTGTCGTACGAGGAGTGGCACGAGGCCGTCTCCCGGCCGGGGGTCGAGACATGGGTGGCGTACGAGCGGGGCACCCCGGCCGGTTACGTGGAGCTGGAGGCGCAGGACGACGGCACGGTCGAGATCGTGTACTTCGGGCTCATCCCGGCCTTCCGGGGCCGCCGGATCGGCGGGCATCTGCTGTCGTACGGGGTGGCGCGCGCCTGGGACATGGCGGAGCGCAGGCCGGAGCGGACACCGACGAAGCGGGTCTGGCTGCACACCTGCTCCAAGGACGGGGCGCACGCGATGGACAACTATCTGCGGCGTGGCTTCACCCTCTTCGACACGAAGGTGGCCGAGGAGCCGGACGTGACGGCGCCGGGGCCGTGGGCGGGTGCGCACCCGACAGCCGATCTCGGATAG
- a CDS encoding helix-turn-helix domain-containing protein: protein MYSERASHAEGVVVWTRTAPERDDGPVYPVLPDGCMDLLWTGGRLSVAGPDTHAFAPKLSRGGGGGFADVVGVRFAPGVAPALLGVPAHELRDQRVELADLWPGPEAREIAERVATATDPAAVLETVALRRIAVTGPPDPLLRAVVDGLDAGHTVASVADRVGLGTRGLHRRSLDAFGYGPKTLARVLRLQRALALVRASVPYAEAAVAAGCADQAHLARETRDLTGLTLGAYEALAKKETPQPSGSSTTA, encoded by the coding sequence GTGTACAGCGAACGGGCGTCGCACGCCGAGGGCGTCGTCGTGTGGACGCGGACAGCGCCCGAGCGGGACGACGGCCCCGTCTACCCCGTCCTGCCGGACGGCTGCATGGATCTGCTCTGGACCGGCGGCCGGCTGAGCGTCGCCGGACCCGACACACACGCCTTCGCACCGAAGCTGTCGAGGGGCGGCGGTGGTGGCTTCGCCGATGTCGTCGGGGTCCGCTTCGCGCCCGGCGTCGCGCCCGCGCTCCTGGGCGTACCGGCGCACGAGCTGCGCGATCAGCGCGTCGAACTCGCCGACCTGTGGCCGGGCCCGGAGGCACGCGAGATCGCCGAGAGAGTCGCCACCGCCACCGATCCGGCCGCGGTCCTGGAAACGGTGGCACTGCGGCGCATCGCCGTCACCGGACCGCCCGACCCGCTGCTGCGCGCCGTCGTCGACGGGCTCGACGCGGGGCACACCGTCGCCTCCGTCGCCGACAGGGTCGGCCTCGGCACCCGCGGGCTGCACCGCCGCTCCCTGGACGCCTTCGGCTACGGCCCCAAGACCCTGGCCCGCGTCCTGCGGCTCCAGCGCGCGCTCGCGCTCGTACGGGCCTCGGTGCCGTACGCGGAGGCCGCCGTCGCCGCGGGCTGCGCCGATCAGGCGCATCTCGCCAGGGAGACGCGCGATCTGACCGGACTGACGCTCGGTGCCTACGAGGCGTTGGCGAAGAAGGAGACGCCGCAGCCGTCCGGGTCGAGCACGACCGCGTAG
- a CDS encoding VOC family protein, translating to MTPRLDLIGIVTSDMAASLAFYRRLGLDIPTDADTAPHVEAALPGGMRLAWDTEDVVRSFDPDWTPPSTGDRLGLNFLCDSPADVDAVYAELTGAGYRGHLKPWNADWGQRYAVVLDPDGCGVSFFANAS from the coding sequence ATGACTCCACGACTCGATCTGATCGGCATCGTCACCTCCGACATGGCGGCCTCGCTCGCCTTCTACCGCAGGCTCGGCCTCGACATCCCCACCGACGCGGACACCGCTCCCCATGTGGAGGCCGCCCTCCCGGGCGGAATGCGGCTGGCGTGGGACACCGAGGACGTCGTGCGCTCGTTCGACCCCGACTGGACCCCTCCGTCGACCGGCGACCGGCTGGGCCTCAACTTCCTCTGCGACAGCCCCGCCGACGTCGACGCGGTCTACGCGGAGCTGACCGGCGCCGGGTACCGCGGGCACCTCAAGCCGTGGAACGCGGACTGGGGCCAGCGCTACGCGGTCGTGCTCGACCCGGACGGCTGCGGCGTCTCCTTCTTCGCCAACGCCTCGTAG
- a CDS encoding GAF domain-containing protein: MKDTPLSLSRLAAMNGGNATRLLQEIREASLAGERPPVAPRPVIEASWRRMRRLGVSPHAKSASVLMTPEELEHRRRTSALGEVIRGVCDGLGGLVDASLQILVVSDEQGRVLWREGNARVMRRADGISLEEGVSWAERATGTNAIGTALAAGVPVQVHSAEHFVHTLTRWTCAAAPVHDPRDGRLLGVVDVSGPATSFHPTTLALVTAVARLAESELRERHLRAVERLRSVAAPILCRVGGPAAAVDTHGWTAAVKGMAPVDRLPLPKSVRPGRLWLPSLGMCTVEPLPGGWLLTVEEEPPPDAPSKVVLDLSRSRRWSVTVSGAAGSWAQELTPRHAELLYVLAVRREGRSAAELAGDVFGDPTRTVTVRAEMSRVRRHLAGVLAHRPYRFKEEVEVTVVRPDHPGDLLPHSTAPAVTDGWAANGPRPVLPEEGRVIP, from the coding sequence ATGAAGGACACACCGCTCAGCCTGTCCCGCCTCGCCGCGATGAACGGCGGCAACGCCACCCGGCTGCTCCAGGAGATCCGGGAGGCGTCGCTGGCCGGGGAACGGCCGCCGGTGGCGCCCCGCCCCGTCATCGAGGCGTCGTGGCGGCGGATGCGGCGTCTGGGCGTCAGCCCCCACGCGAAGTCCGCGTCGGTCCTGATGACGCCGGAGGAGCTCGAACACCGGCGTCGTACATCGGCACTCGGCGAGGTGATACGCGGCGTCTGCGACGGACTCGGCGGCCTCGTCGACGCGTCGCTCCAGATCCTGGTGGTCTCCGACGAGCAGGGCCGGGTCCTGTGGCGCGAGGGCAACGCGAGGGTGATGCGGCGGGCCGACGGCATCAGCCTGGAGGAGGGCGTCTCCTGGGCCGAGCGGGCCACGGGGACCAACGCCATCGGTACGGCGCTGGCCGCCGGGGTCCCGGTACAGGTCCACTCGGCCGAGCACTTCGTGCACACCCTGACCCGGTGGACCTGCGCGGCGGCGCCGGTGCACGATCCGCGCGACGGCCGGCTGCTGGGTGTCGTCGACGTGAGCGGCCCGGCGACGAGTTTCCATCCGACGACGCTGGCGCTGGTGACCGCCGTCGCCAGGCTCGCCGAGAGCGAGCTGCGGGAGCGGCATCTGCGGGCCGTGGAGCGGCTGCGCTCGGTGGCGGCGCCGATCCTGTGCCGGGTGGGCGGGCCGGCCGCGGCCGTCGACACACACGGCTGGACGGCAGCTGTGAAGGGCATGGCGCCGGTCGACCGGCTGCCGCTGCCCAAGTCGGTGCGGCCGGGACGGCTCTGGCTGCCGTCGCTCGGCATGTGCACCGTCGAGCCGCTGCCCGGCGGCTGGCTGCTGACCGTGGAGGAGGAGCCGCCGCCGGACGCGCCCAGCAAGGTCGTGCTGGATCTGAGCCGGTCCAGGCGCTGGTCCGTGACGGTCTCGGGGGCGGCGGGCAGCTGGGCGCAGGAGCTGACCCCGCGCCACGCGGAGCTGCTGTACGTGCTGGCCGTGCGCCGGGAGGGCCGGAGCGCGGCGGAGCTGGCCGGCGACGTCTTCGGGGACCCGACGCGCACGGTGACGGTGCGGGCCGAGATGTCGCGGGTGCGGCGTCATCTGGCGGGGGTGCTGGCCCACCGGCCGTACCGCTTCAAGGAGGAGGTCGAGGTGACGGTCGTCCGGCCGGACCACCCGGGGGATCTGCTCCCCCACTCGACCGCCCCGGCGGTGACGGACGGGTGGGCCGCGAACGGCCCGCGGCCGGTTTTGCCGGAGGAAGGCCGCGTGATTCCCTGA
- a CDS encoding phosphoadenylyl-sulfate reductase, whose product MTTLTGTGARTADGERAADGGKPNNETDDTDEKTAALRDLAEHAGRELEEASALEILTWATTTFGARFCVTSSMEDAVVAHLASRALPGVDVVFLDTGYHFPETIGTRDAVAAVMDVNVITLTPRRTVAEQDAEHGPKLHDRDPDLCCALRKVKPLEEGLTAYDAWATGLRRDESPTRANTPVVGWDDKRRKVKVSPIARWTQEDVEAYVAEHGVLTNPLLQDGYASVGCAPCTRRVLEGEDARAGRWAGNSKTECGLH is encoded by the coding sequence ATGACGACTCTCACCGGGACCGGCGCACGGACGGCCGACGGCGAACGGGCGGCCGACGGCGGGAAGCCCAACAACGAGACCGACGACACCGACGAGAAGACCGCCGCACTCAGGGATCTCGCCGAACACGCGGGCCGCGAACTCGAAGAGGCCTCCGCCCTGGAGATCCTGACCTGGGCCACCACCACCTTCGGCGCGCGCTTCTGCGTCACCTCCTCCATGGAGGACGCGGTGGTCGCCCATCTCGCCTCCCGCGCCCTGCCCGGCGTCGACGTGGTCTTCCTCGACACCGGCTACCACTTCCCCGAGACGATCGGCACCCGTGACGCCGTCGCCGCCGTGATGGACGTCAACGTCATCACGCTCACCCCCCGGCGGACGGTGGCCGAACAGGACGCCGAGCACGGCCCGAAGCTGCACGACCGCGACCCCGACCTGTGCTGCGCCCTGCGCAAGGTCAAGCCCCTCGAAGAGGGCCTGACCGCGTACGACGCCTGGGCGACGGGGCTGCGCCGCGACGAGTCGCCGACCCGCGCGAACACCCCGGTCGTCGGCTGGGACGACAAGCGCCGCAAGGTCAAGGTCTCGCCGATCGCCCGCTGGACCCAGGAGGACGTGGAGGCGTACGTCGCCGAACACGGCGTCCTCACCAACCCGCTGCTCCAGGACGGTTACGCCTCCGTGGGCTGCGCGCCCTGCACCCGCCGCGTGCTGGAGGGCGAGGACGCCCGCGCCGGCCGCTGGGCGGGCAACTCCAAGACCGAATGCGGGCTGCACTGA
- a CDS encoding YihY/virulence factor BrkB family protein: MQAANETPERPSGRLRRVRALYRNVSKRRMAWLLLKDTVNSCIEYRILGLAAEAAFFTLLSLPPLMMGLLGLLGYIDDWTNTTTVASIEENILTAVGTVLSDRGVDQIARPLLADVTHGGRPDLISIGFAIALWSGSRAVNVFIDTITVMYGLDGRRGIVATRLLAFLLYIVALLIGAVVLPLAVVGPDRVVDIIPWGTEVASVLYWPVVILLSIAFLTTLYHVSVPARSPWIEDVPGALVALAMWVFGSFLLRIYLTSTVEGPTIYGSLAAPIAVLLWIGISAFAVLVGAAVNAAIDRVWPSVATAAARAANERLRAAHAAEQVARNEALSGETDDGEYGPDPDMPSEFPERWSRFLPPDDLKSRFHAGRDKEQRP; encoded by the coding sequence GTGCAGGCAGCAAACGAAACACCCGAGCGGCCATCGGGCCGACTCCGCCGGGTCCGTGCCCTCTACCGCAACGTCTCCAAGCGGAGGATGGCCTGGCTGCTGCTGAAGGACACGGTCAACTCGTGCATCGAGTACCGGATTCTCGGTCTCGCCGCGGAGGCCGCGTTCTTCACGCTGCTCTCCCTGCCGCCGTTGATGATGGGTCTCCTCGGCCTGCTCGGGTACATAGACGACTGGACCAACACCACCACCGTCGCCTCGATCGAGGAGAACATCCTCACCGCGGTCGGCACGGTCCTCTCGGACCGCGGCGTCGACCAGATCGCCAGACCCCTGCTGGCGGACGTCACGCACGGCGGACGCCCCGACCTCATCTCCATCGGTTTCGCCATCGCGCTCTGGTCGGGCTCCCGTGCGGTGAACGTCTTCATCGACACCATCACCGTGATGTACGGGCTCGACGGCCGCCGCGGCATCGTCGCCACCCGGCTGCTCGCCTTCCTCCTCTACATCGTGGCGCTGCTCATCGGCGCCGTGGTGCTGCCCCTCGCGGTGGTCGGGCCGGACAGGGTGGTCGACATCATCCCGTGGGGCACGGAGGTCGCCAGCGTCCTGTACTGGCCGGTGGTGATCCTGCTCTCCATCGCCTTCCTGACCACGCTCTACCACGTGTCGGTGCCCGCACGGTCGCCATGGATAGAGGACGTGCCGGGCGCGCTCGTCGCCCTCGCCATGTGGGTCTTCGGCAGCTTCCTGCTGAGGATCTATCTCACCAGTACGGTCGAGGGCCCCACCATCTACGGATCGCTCGCCGCCCCCATCGCGGTCCTCCTGTGGATCGGGATCTCGGCCTTCGCCGTCCTGGTCGGCGCGGCGGTCAACGCCGCCATCGACCGGGTCTGGCCGTCCGTCGCCACGGCGGCGGCCCGCGCGGCCAACGAACGCCTGCGCGCGGCGCACGCGGCGGAGCAGGTGGCGAGGAACGAGGCGCTGTCGGGGGAGACGGACGACGGCGAGTACGGCCCGGACCCGGACATGCCCTCCGAATTCCCCGAGAGATGGTCCCGCTTCCTGCCGCCGGACGATCTGAAGTCACGCTTCCACGCGGGCCGCGACAAGGAGCAGCGGCCGTGA
- a CDS encoding acyl-CoA dehydrogenase family protein codes for MTASTHTVTNQVPPLVGYDVFTGDRVLTEGLERHASPEVLDQARSELSALGLEAGSARAQEWGTLANENPPKLRTHDRYGNRIDEVEFHPAWHQLLDRAVSAGLTDAWGRPDGHLRRAAGFYVWTQAEAGNGCPLSMTHAAVPALRTEPELAAEWEPRLTSHRYEPGLRPAAEKAGALFGMGMTEKQGGSDVRANTTAAKPLDADGEYLLTGHKWFCSAPMCDGFLVLAQAPAGLTCFLVPRVLPDGTRNVFLIQRLKEKLGNRSNASSEVEFDGTWARRVGEEGRGVRTIIEMVAATRVDCVLGSAALMRQSVAQAVHHAAYRSAFGGELIDKPLMRNVLADLALESEAATTLALRLAAAQDAVQSTGSQAERAFLRLAVPTAKYWVTKRCTPVAAEALECLGGNGYVEESGMPRLLRESPLNSIWEGSGNVQALDVLRALQREPEALNAFLQEVGGARGADHRLDGAIKDLLTELADLNGIEARARRLVERMALVLQGSLLVRWAPPAVADAFCASRLGGDWGTAFGTLPHSLDLESVVTRARAAG; via the coding sequence ATGACTGCCAGCACTCACACAGTGACCAACCAGGTTCCGCCCCTGGTGGGGTACGACGTCTTCACCGGCGACCGCGTACTCACGGAAGGGCTGGAGCGGCATGCCTCCCCCGAAGTCCTCGACCAGGCACGGTCGGAGCTGTCCGCGCTCGGTCTGGAGGCCGGTTCGGCGCGGGCCCAGGAGTGGGGGACCCTGGCCAACGAGAACCCGCCGAAGCTGCGTACGCACGACCGGTACGGCAACCGGATCGACGAGGTGGAGTTCCATCCGGCCTGGCACCAACTCCTGGACCGGGCGGTGTCGGCGGGGCTGACCGACGCCTGGGGCAGGCCGGACGGGCATCTGCGCCGGGCCGCCGGGTTCTACGTGTGGACGCAGGCGGAGGCCGGGAACGGCTGCCCGCTGTCCATGACGCACGCGGCGGTGCCCGCGCTGCGTACGGAGCCGGAGCTGGCCGCCGAGTGGGAGCCCCGGCTCACCTCACACCGGTACGAACCCGGTCTGCGACCCGCCGCCGAGAAGGCCGGAGCGCTCTTCGGGATGGGCATGACCGAGAAGCAGGGCGGCAGCGACGTACGGGCCAACACGACGGCGGCGAAGCCGCTGGACGCCGACGGCGAGTATCTGCTCACCGGGCACAAGTGGTTCTGCTCCGCGCCGATGTGCGACGGGTTCCTGGTGCTGGCGCAGGCACCGGCCGGGCTGACGTGCTTCCTCGTTCCCCGGGTGCTGCCGGACGGCACGCGCAACGTGTTCCTGATCCAGCGGCTGAAGGAGAAGCTGGGCAACCGGTCGAACGCGTCGAGCGAGGTGGAGTTCGACGGCACCTGGGCCCGCCGGGTCGGCGAGGAGGGGCGCGGGGTGCGCACCATCATCGAGATGGTGGCGGCGACGCGGGTGGACTGTGTGCTCGGATCGGCCGCGCTGATGCGGCAGTCGGTCGCGCAGGCGGTCCATCACGCCGCGTACCGAAGCGCGTTCGGCGGTGAGCTGATCGACAAGCCGCTGATGCGCAACGTACTGGCCGATCTGGCGCTGGAGTCGGAGGCGGCGACGACGCTGGCGCTGCGGCTGGCGGCGGCGCAGGACGCCGTGCAGAGCACCGGCTCGCAGGCGGAGCGGGCGTTCCTGCGGCTCGCGGTGCCGACGGCCAAGTACTGGGTGACGAAGCGGTGTACGCCGGTGGCGGCCGAGGCGCTGGAGTGTCTGGGCGGCAACGGTTACGTCGAGGAGTCGGGGATGCCGCGGCTGCTGCGCGAGTCGCCGCTCAACTCGATCTGGGAGGGCTCGGGGAATGTGCAGGCGCTCGATGTACTGCGCGCGCTCCAGCGCGAGCCCGAGGCGCTGAACGCGTTCCTCCAGGAGGTGGGCGGGGCGCGCGGCGCGGACCACCGGCTGGATGGGGCGATCAAGGACCTGCTGACCGAACTCGCCGATCTGAACGGGATCGAGGCACGCGCGCGACGGCTGGTGGAGCGGATGGCGCTGGTGCTCCAGGGGTCGCTGCTGGTGCGGTGGGCGCCGCCGGCGGTCGCGGACGCGTTCTGCGCGTCACGGCTGGGCGGGGACTGGGGTACGGCCTTCGGCACGCTGCCGCACAGTCTGGACCTGGAGTCGGTGGTGACGCGGGCGCGGGCGGCCGGCTGA
- a CDS encoding S1 family peptidase, producing MTIKRFSPRNGVSRRARALAVSTGLLAAVALAVPSAVAAPAPDAKVTAAQLADASSAVRGADVAGTAWYTDKATGKIVVTADSTVSAAELAEVKSAVAGTDAGVTIKRTPGKFTKLIAGGEAITTGGARCSLGFNVTNGSANYALTAGHCTNIGSSWSIGTTAGTSFPGNDYGIIQHSDPGAADGRVYLYNGSYQEIDGAADPSVGQGVSRSGSTTGLHSGTVTGLNATVNYGADGIVTGMIQTNVCAEPGDSGGALFSGSTALGLTSGGSGNCSSGGTTFYQPVTEALSVYGVSII from the coding sequence ATGACCATCAAGCGCTTCTCCCCCCGTAACGGCGTGTCCAGACGCGCTCGTGCCCTGGCCGTTTCCACCGGTCTCCTGGCCGCCGTCGCGCTCGCCGTCCCGTCAGCCGTGGCCGCACCGGCCCCCGACGCCAAGGTGACGGCGGCTCAGCTCGCCGACGCCAGCTCCGCCGTTCGCGGCGCGGACGTGGCCGGCACCGCCTGGTACACCGACAAGGCCACCGGCAAGATCGTCGTGACCGCCGACAGCACCGTCTCGGCGGCCGAGCTGGCCGAGGTCAAGTCGGCCGTCGCCGGCACCGACGCCGGTGTGACGATCAAGCGCACCCCCGGCAAGTTCACCAAGCTGATCGCCGGCGGCGAGGCCATCACCACCGGTGGCGCCCGCTGCTCCCTCGGCTTCAACGTCACCAACGGCAGCGCCAACTACGCGCTGACCGCCGGTCACTGCACGAACATCGGCAGCAGCTGGTCCATCGGTACGACCGCCGGTACCAGCTTCCCGGGCAACGACTACGGGATCATCCAGCACTCCGACCCGGGTGCGGCCGACGGCAGGGTCTACCTGTACAACGGCAGCTACCAGGAGATCGACGGCGCGGCCGACCCGTCCGTCGGTCAGGGTGTCTCCCGCAGCGGCAGCACGACCGGCCTCCACAGCGGCACGGTCACGGGCCTGAACGCGACCGTGAACTACGGCGCCGACGGCATCGTCACCGGCATGATCCAGACCAACGTCTGCGCCGAGCCCGGCGACAGCGGCGGCGCGCTCTTCTCCGGCAGCACGGCGCTCGGTCTGACCTCCGGCGGCAGCGGCAACTGCTCCTCCGGCGGCACCACGTTCTACCAGCCGGTCACCGAGGCCCTGAGCGTCTACGGCGTCTCGATCATCTGA